A genomic window from Cucumis melo cultivar AY chromosome 8, USDA_Cmelo_AY_1.0, whole genome shotgun sequence includes:
- the LOC103485326 gene encoding uncharacterized protein LOC103485326, protein MGNCCKGQYSTPVTGCSDRRTPPLKNHRQRRHEEGSSCCSKETNLREVKIRMTKKELEELVGWLNMADSSFEHVMARLVNVINDQNGDNNNDQVVKLRQQRSWRPSLQSIPEII, encoded by the coding sequence ATGGGTAACTGTTGCAAAGGTCAATACTCCACTCCGGTGACGGGATGCAGCGATCGGAGGACTCCGCCGTTGAAGAACCACCGTCAGAGAAGGCACGAAGAAGGCAGTTCTTGTTGTTCTAAAGAGACTAATTTGAGAGAGGTGAAAATAAGGATGACGAAGAAGGAGCTAGAAGAATTGGTTGGATGGTTAAACATGGCGGATTCTAGCTTCGAACATGTTATGGCTCGCCTTGTCAACGTTATCAACGATCAAAATGGTGATAATAATAATGACCAGGTTGTGAAATTGCGTCAGCAACGTTCGTGGAGGCCTTCATTGCAAAGCATTCCTGAGATAATTTAA